The Apium graveolens cultivar Ventura unplaced genomic scaffold, ASM990537v1 ctg458_1, whole genome shotgun sequence genome has a segment encoding these proteins:
- the LOC141702056 gene encoding putative mitochondrial protein AtMg00820, with protein sequence MNNQEVLAFTHSSAVIFEPNHYHQAIKDDRWVEVINKKLVVSESNNTWTLMSLPANKTTIGCKWVFKVKYFSNVTVEHFKARLVVKGYTQTDGIDFHDTFSPVVKLVTVRNLLAIAMSKRLLY encoded by the coding sequence ATGAATAATCAAGAGGTTCTTGCTTTTACACATAGTTCTGCTGTTATTTTTGAACCTAACCACTATCATCAGGCCATCAAAGATGACAGATGGGTTGAAGTTATTAATAAGAAATTGGTTGTTTCAGAGTCCAACAACACCTGGACTCTCATGTCTTTACCTGCTAATAAAACCACCATTGGATGCAAGTGGGTCTTTAAGgtaaaatatttttcaaatgtTACAGTAGAACATTTTAAGGCAAGACTTGTAGTTAAAGGCTACACTCAAACTGATGGCATTGATTTCCATGATACTTTTTCCCCAGTGGTCAAACTTGTTACAGTACGAAATTTGTTAGCAATTGCAATGTCAAAAAGGTTGTTATATTGA
- the LOC141702054 gene encoding putative WRKY transcription factor 75, with amino-acid sequence MSTSLAPSIAGMIQAAPSNPNPNPNPTINDIFTSSHNYHDDLGFELSDYLAFEDQLGDGYTCNFTSPLWNTPVILQQNNNGVILQEDKNNTSTESSLNSNHDDMDSSHLLQTNKCSKRMKTSDKSNVNGSRVAFRIKTELEILDDGYKWRKYGKKMVKNNPNPRNYYKCSSVGCKVKKRVERDLNDSSYVITTYEGFHNHETPHSFVYYNTQMQFD; translated from the exons ATGTCTACTTCACTAGCACCATCCATTGCAGGAATGATCCAAGCTGCTCCCTCTAACCCTAACCCTAACCCTAACCCTACTATTAACGATATTTTTACCAGCAGCCACAATTACCATGATGATCTGGGGTTTGAATTATCGGATTATCTTGCTTTCGAAGATCAGCTAGGTGATGGTTATACATGTAACTTCACTTCACCTCTTTGGAATACGCCGGTGATCTTGCAACAAAATAATAATGGAGTGATCTTGCAAGAAGACAAGAACAACACAAGTACAGAAAGTTCGCTGAACTCTAATCATGATGACATGGATAGCAGTCACTTGTTGCAAAC AAATAAATGCAGCAAAAGAATGAAGACATCGGATAAAAGTAATGTTAATGGTTCTAGAGTTGCTTTCAGAATCAAGACTGAGCTTGAGATTTTGGATGACGGATATAAATGGAGAAAATATGGGAAGAAGATGGTTAAAAACAACCCTAACccaag GAATTACTACAAGTGCTCAAGCGTAGGTTGCAAAGTGAAGAAACGAGTGGAGAGAGATTTAAATGACTCCAGCTACGTGATTACTACTTATGAAGGATTTCACAATCATGAAACCCCTCATTCTTTTGTCTACTACAATACCCAGATGCAGTTTGATTAG
- the LOC141702053 gene encoding uncharacterized protein LOC141702053 has product MSTVGEIEASPTTGFETSDEPSPLLTSQNSDQKSPEVEINLYKQGRGPIAVFKASLGGYEQDQLEVVEILDKYGFKAIYAYNSVSGRGVPIRFNPKNGRSLLPYTDGAVISVDGEPKDSVINPITKILVGVAFMTIVIVFVVRESPQWAQKFNFSGGSIPPWVLALVVIVFTRLSKRTKNFLKQRGW; this is encoded by the exons ATGAGCACCGTCGGAGAAATCGAAGCATCTCCAACCACCGGATTCGAAACCTCCGACGAGCCATCACCACTACTAACCTCACAAAACTCCGATCAAAAGTCTCCCGAAGTCGAGATCAATCTATACAAGCAAGGCCGAGGTCCAATCGCCGTCTTCAAAGCAAGTCTCGGCGGTTACGAACAGGATCAGCTCGAAGTTGTTGAAATTCTCGATAAGTACGGCTTTAAAGCTATTTATGCTTACAACTCAGTTTCAGGTCGTGGCGTTCCGATTAGGTTTAATCCCAAAAATGGACGCTCTTTGCTTCCGTATACTGATGGTGCTGTTATTTCCGTTGATGGAGAGCCTAAG GACTCCGTCATCAATCCAATTACTAAGATACTAGTAGGAGTGGCATTTATGACTATTGTGATAGTGTTTGTTGTGAGGGAGTCTCCACAATGGGCACAGAAGTTTAATTTCTCTGGCGGTAGCATCCCTCCATGGGTCTTAGCTTTAGTGGTAATTGTCTTCACTCGCTTGAGTAAGAGAACTAAAAACTTTCTCAAACAACGTGGTTGGTGA